The DNA segment GCTATTTCCTCAGCAGCCAGTCGGCCATCATGTGGCAGTGCGCCCTGATTTTCTGCGCCCTGTTCGCCTATCTTGCGGGCGGCCTCATCGCCCTGCACCGCCGCCAGCAGACCAATACCCTGCTGGGCATGGCCACCGCCTTCGGCTGGCTCTGTGCGCTGGCGGGCTTTACCGGCCTTTTGGTGCGCTGGCACGAAAGCTACCTCATCCTCGGCAGCGCGGGACACATCCCCGTGTCCAACCTTTATGAAGTGTTCATCCTCTTTCTCGTGATCTGCGCCCTGATGTACTGGTATTACGAAAGCCGTTTTTCCGTACAGAAACTCGGCGGCTTCGTCTATCTCTTCATGTCCGGCGTAGTGTGCTTCGTCCTCTGGTACAGCCTCAGCCGCAACGCCCAACAAATCCAACCGCTCATCCCCGCCTTGCAGTCGTGGTGGATGAAAATCCATGTTCCCGCCAATTTCATCGGCTACGGCGCGTTCTGCATTGCCGCCATGCTCGGCGTGGCGCAGCTGCTCGCCATCCGTGCCGAAGCTGCCGACAGCCCGCGCCGCCTGCCCGATTCCGCCCTGATTGAGGAAATCATGTACAAAGCCGTTGCCGTCGGCTTCCTGTTTTTCACGCTGGCCACCATTCTCGGCGCACTGTGGGCGGCAGACGCATGGGGACGCTATTGGAGCTGGGATCCGAAAGAAACCTGGGCGTTCGTCGTGTGGCTGAACTATGCCGTGTGGCTGCACCTGCGTCTTGTCGCCGGCTGGCGCGGCAAAGTGCTGGCCTGGTGGGCCATCGTCGGCCTCGCCATCACCGCTTTCGCTTTTGTCGGCGTGAATCTGTTCCTGAGCGGACTGCACTCCTACGGCGGGCTGTAAGCGCGCGGCGGATTGGCGGCATTTTGTGCGCC comes from the Kingella potus genome and includes:
- the ccsB gene encoding c-type cytochrome biogenesis protein CcsB translates to MTHTKHEPSAVPQHELLVRRSFCKNLGGADWLYAALIFAVAAFVQYTLPHHMDAYEVVILWLSAACAAGLGWFFKPLRWFIPLSLALAYGSVLLYGGDFAHRDRFLLRYFLSSQSAIMWQCALIFCALFAYLAGGLIALHRRQQTNTLLGMATAFGWLCALAGFTGLLVRWHESYLILGSAGHIPVSNLYEVFILFLVICALMYWYYESRFSVQKLGGFVYLFMSGVVCFVLWYSLSRNAQQIQPLIPALQSWWMKIHVPANFIGYGAFCIAAMLGVAQLLAIRAEAADSPRRLPDSALIEEIMYKAVAVGFLFFTLATILGALWAADAWGRYWSWDPKETWAFVVWLNYAVWLHLRLVAGWRGKVLAWWAIVGLAITAFAFVGVNLFLSGLHSYGGL